One window of Mesorhizobium loti R88b genomic DNA carries:
- a CDS encoding sugar ABC transporter ATP-binding protein: protein MSVQRLQFDGISKVFPAVRALNDVSFSVGAGEIHGLLGENGAGKSTLLRILSGVYRPTSGSVLIDGKPVTLANPVTARAAGVAMIHQELQQVPRLSVAQNMFLGHPLIRGGLFVARREQERRAAEALSAIDPSIDPAAPLGTLKVAQRQIVEIARALLDRARIVAMDEPTSSLTPSEFERLAEVIKGLARDGVAVVYVSHKLDEVFGICQRATIMRDGVVVDSVDLKNLSEKAVVAMMVGRELAQEQHSSHATNQTMLSVRGLASATKVRDVSFDLHRGEVLGIAGLVGSGRTELLRLLAGVDRATAGTIAIDGKATRFSSPRDAIAAGIGLVPEERKREGIVPLRSITSNMALASMGVFAPRGVIDHIRLKRVAAEKMKRVNLRPFLLDRPIRLFSGGNQQKAIIGRWLAAGTRILLFDEPTRGIDVGAKAEIYHLIEELAAEGHAVVVVSSELPEVIRLADRVLVMRDGTIAAALDGTDLTEQAIAAHAIPQTQTPAATPARQ, encoded by the coding sequence ATGTCTGTCCAGCGGCTGCAATTCGACGGTATTTCCAAAGTGTTTCCCGCCGTGCGGGCTCTCAACGATGTGTCCTTCTCGGTCGGCGCCGGTGAAATCCATGGTCTGCTCGGCGAGAACGGCGCCGGCAAATCGACGCTGCTGCGCATCCTGTCGGGCGTCTACCGGCCGACATCGGGAAGCGTCCTCATCGACGGCAAGCCGGTGACGCTGGCCAATCCGGTCACAGCGCGTGCCGCCGGCGTCGCCATGATCCATCAGGAATTGCAGCAGGTACCGCGCCTCAGCGTGGCGCAGAACATGTTCCTTGGCCATCCGCTGATACGCGGCGGCCTGTTCGTCGCCCGCCGTGAGCAAGAGCGCCGCGCCGCCGAGGCGCTTTCGGCCATCGACCCTTCCATCGATCCGGCGGCACCGCTGGGCACGCTGAAAGTGGCGCAGCGGCAGATCGTCGAGATTGCGCGTGCGCTGCTCGATCGTGCCCGGATCGTCGCCATGGACGAGCCGACATCGAGCCTGACGCCGAGCGAATTCGAGCGCCTGGCCGAAGTCATCAAAGGATTGGCGCGCGACGGCGTCGCCGTCGTCTATGTCTCGCACAAGCTGGACGAGGTGTTCGGCATCTGTCAGCGCGCCACCATCATGCGCGACGGCGTCGTCGTCGATTCCGTCGACCTGAAAAACCTGTCGGAAAAAGCTGTCGTGGCGATGATGGTGGGCCGTGAACTGGCGCAGGAACAGCATAGTTCGCATGCCACCAATCAGACCATGCTGAGTGTGCGCGGGCTGGCCTCCGCGACAAAAGTCCGCGACGTCTCCTTTGACTTGCATCGCGGCGAAGTGCTGGGCATTGCCGGCCTGGTCGGCTCCGGCCGCACCGAATTGCTGCGGCTGCTGGCGGGTGTGGATCGCGCCACCGCCGGCACGATCGCCATCGACGGCAAGGCGACGCGGTTTTCCAGCCCGCGCGACGCGATCGCCGCCGGCATCGGCCTGGTACCGGAGGAGCGCAAGCGCGAAGGCATCGTGCCGCTGCGCTCGATCACCAGCAACATGGCGCTGGCCTCGATGGGCGTGTTCGCGCCGCGCGGCGTTATCGATCACATCAGGCTCAAACGGGTGGCGGCCGAGAAGATGAAGCGGGTCAATCTGCGGCCGTTCCTGCTCGACCGGCCGATCCGCCTGTTCAGCGGCGGCAACCAGCAGAAGGCGATCATCGGCCGCTGGCTGGCTGCGGGCACGCGCATCCTTTTGTTCGATGAACCGACGCGCGGCATCGATGTCGGGGCCAAGGCGGAGATCTACCATTTGATCGAGGAACTCGCCGCCGAAGGCCACGCGGTGGTGGTCGTCTCCTCCGAGCTTCCCGAAGTGATCCGGCTGGCCGACCGCGTGCTGGTCATGCGCGACGGCACGATCGCCGCCGCACTCGATGGGACAGACCTGACGGAACAGGCGATAGCCGCGCACGCCATCCCGCAAACGCAAACGCCGGCCGCAACGCCGGCAAGGCAGTAG
- a CDS encoding sugar ABC transporter substrate-binding protein produces the protein MNFLLATAAALMALSIGSAFSAELAPLNSDTEKDRIDWSEVEAKFGAFPKLPDGTKAGAVSKTLTNEYWRSLGEGYKAFGEKAGVPVVYQAAQSEGDQLGQLTIAEGLITQGYSVLLVSPQTDANLQPIMEQAKSANVPVVNVNDAVIPQAEHYVGNVQRDNGVRVAKWFIRNRPNGGKVAIVEGQAGVYAAVQRTDGFKSTITQAGKFKVVASVPGNWDRQTSYDAATNILQQHPDLIGFYANNDGMALGIVEAVKAAGLQDKVAVFGTDGISDAYASIRAGELTGTVDSFPVLTGEVALEAALRLVAGQKLPRVVATPQALITKDNADRYSGNGDAVRKALLEDAAAGN, from the coding sequence ATGAATTTTCTGCTCGCCACCGCCGCCGCTCTGATGGCGCTTTCAATCGGCTCAGCCTTCTCGGCTGAGCTTGCACCGCTCAATTCCGATACCGAGAAGGATCGCATTGACTGGTCGGAGGTCGAGGCCAAGTTCGGCGCGTTTCCCAAGCTGCCCGACGGCACCAAGGCCGGCGCGGTCTCCAAGACACTGACAAATGAATACTGGCGCTCGCTGGGCGAGGGCTACAAGGCATTCGGCGAAAAGGCCGGCGTGCCCGTCGTCTATCAGGCGGCGCAAAGCGAAGGCGACCAGCTCGGCCAGCTCACCATAGCCGAAGGCCTGATCACACAGGGCTACAGCGTCCTGCTCGTCTCGCCACAAACCGATGCCAATCTGCAGCCGATCATGGAACAGGCCAAATCAGCCAACGTGCCGGTGGTCAACGTCAACGACGCCGTCATCCCACAGGCCGAGCACTATGTCGGCAACGTCCAGCGCGACAATGGCGTGCGCGTCGCCAAATGGTTCATCAGGAACCGTCCGAATGGCGGCAAGGTCGCCATCGTCGAGGGACAGGCCGGCGTCTATGCCGCCGTGCAGCGCACCGACGGCTTCAAGTCGACGATCACCCAGGCGGGCAAGTTCAAGGTCGTCGCCAGCGTTCCCGGCAATTGGGACCGCCAGACCTCCTATGACGCGGCCACCAACATCCTCCAGCAGCATCCCGACCTGATCGGCTTCTATGCCAACAATGACGGCATGGCGCTGGGCATTGTCGAAGCGGTCAAGGCCGCCGGCCTGCAGGACAAGGTCGCGGTGTTCGGCACCGACGGCATCTCCGACGCCTACGCCTCGATCCGCGCCGGCGAACTGACCGGCACGGTCGACTCGTTCCCGGTGCTGACGGGTGAAGTAGCACTCGAAGCCGCGCTGCGCCTTGTTGCCGGCCAGAAACTGCCGCGTGTTGTCGCTACGCCGCAGGCGCTGATCACCAAGGACAATGCCGACCGCTATTCCGGCAATGGCGATGCCGTGCGCAAGGCACTGCTCGAGGATGCGGCGGCAGGCAACTAG
- a CDS encoding sugar phosphate isomerase/epimerase family protein, translating to MTPNRFATRLNSFASRPQAEWPDLTGKPSLMQMAARAAKVPGLTDLDLNFPDHVGEKPAEIARKLGDIGLSINGFAMRYYSNPAFKLGAFTNPDPAVRREAIDMTKAGIDAAREAGANLMTLWLGQDGFDYAFQVDYATLWQHEIDGIREVAAHDPECQVSLEYKPNEPRSYSLMPDAATTLLAIRDVGLPNLGVTLDFAHVLYADEQPAFAAALVARHSKLLGVHLNDGYAKRDDGLMVGAVHTLQTVELLRQIRRDGYAGAIYFDTFPDMTGLDPVHECEVNIATVKRMLRVVDRIDSDNRLSAAMDSQDAVTSQAIIQEIMLGPDS from the coding sequence ATGACACCCAATCGTTTCGCCACACGCCTCAATTCCTTTGCCTCGCGGCCGCAAGCCGAATGGCCGGATCTTACCGGAAAGCCGTCGCTGATGCAGATGGCTGCACGAGCAGCCAAGGTGCCCGGGCTGACTGATCTCGATCTCAATTTTCCTGATCATGTCGGTGAAAAGCCTGCCGAGATCGCGCGCAAGCTGGGTGATATCGGCCTTTCCATCAATGGCTTTGCCATGCGCTACTACTCCAACCCGGCCTTCAAGCTGGGCGCTTTCACCAATCCAGACCCGGCGGTGCGCCGCGAAGCGATCGACATGACCAAGGCCGGCATCGACGCCGCGCGCGAGGCCGGCGCCAACCTGATGACGCTGTGGCTCGGGCAGGATGGCTTCGACTATGCCTTCCAGGTCGACTATGCAACGCTCTGGCAACACGAAATAGATGGAATTCGTGAAGTAGCCGCGCATGATCCCGAGTGCCAAGTCAGCCTGGAATACAAGCCCAACGAGCCGCGTTCCTACAGTCTGATGCCGGATGCGGCGACGACGCTGCTGGCGATCCGCGATGTCGGCCTGCCCAATCTCGGCGTGACCCTCGACTTCGCCCATGTGCTCTATGCCGACGAGCAGCCGGCCTTCGCTGCGGCGCTTGTGGCGCGCCACAGCAAGCTGCTCGGCGTGCATCTCAACGACGGCTACGCCAAGCGCGACGACGGGTTGATGGTCGGCGCCGTGCATACGCTGCAGACCGTCGAGCTGCTCAGGCAGATCCGCCGCGATGGCTACGCCGGCGCCATCTATTTCGACACCTTTCCCGACATGACCGGCCTCGACCCGGTGCATGAGTGTGAAGTCAACATCGCCACCGTCAAGCGCATGCTGCGCGTCGTCGACCGGATCGATAGCGACAACCGCCTGTCCGCCGCCATGGACAGCCAGGATGCTGTGACGTCGCAAGCCATCATCCAGGAAATCATGCTCGGGCCGGACAGCTGA
- a CDS encoding anti-sigma factor family protein → MTHDDGLPNDPEGIRLMIHALVDGELDAAAALAVERRIAADPKLAAEHARIVALQGAVSRLPPPDVSDAFRARIAAIGMAGIEPQAPAEAAEPQRGAPSALPGLISVAGGGQRRDAGTRPSQTRAQPRARRFGSFDWRAMAASIMISAVLASGATQWVMQSGVDDGFAAAVASGHRRSLLAASPIDIVSSDRHTVKPWLDARIGVSPPAPDLVQDGYALIGGRVEVISGRPVPALVYRHREHLITLVAEPQQGGKTTQPDDLSSGGFSMVHWSDGAFSYWAISDMERPELDDFVARFRKAAV, encoded by the coding sequence ATGACGCACGACGACGGACTGCCCAATGATCCCGAAGGTATCAGACTGATGATCCATGCCCTTGTTGATGGTGAGCTTGATGCGGCGGCCGCCCTTGCCGTCGAGCGTCGCATCGCCGCCGACCCCAAGCTTGCCGCCGAACATGCCCGCATCGTCGCCTTGCAAGGCGCTGTCAGCCGCTTGCCGCCCCCCGATGTCAGCGATGCCTTTCGGGCCCGCATCGCGGCGATCGGCATGGCCGGCATCGAACCGCAGGCGCCAGCCGAGGCGGCAGAGCCGCAGCGGGGCGCACCGTCGGCACTGCCGGGATTGATTTCGGTCGCTGGTGGTGGCCAGAGGCGCGACGCCGGAACACGCCCCTCCCAAACGCGCGCACAGCCAAGGGCACGCCGCTTCGGCTCGTTCGACTGGCGCGCCATGGCAGCGTCGATCATGATCAGCGCGGTGCTGGCCAGCGGGGCAACGCAATGGGTGATGCAGAGTGGCGTCGATGACGGCTTTGCCGCCGCGGTAGCCAGCGGCCACCGCCGCAGCCTGCTTGCGGCGAGCCCGATCGACATCGTCTCGTCCGACCGCCATACGGTCAAGCCTTGGCTTGATGCCCGCATCGGCGTCTCGCCGCCGGCACCGGATCTCGTCCAGGATGGTTACGCGCTGATCGGCGGCCGGGTCGAGGTGATATCAGGCCGGCCGGTGCCGGCGCTGGTCTACCGCCACCGCGAGCATCTGATCACGCTGGTCGCCGAACCGCAGCAGGGTGGCAAGACCACCCAGCCGGACGATCTTTCATCGGGCGGCTTCTCGATGGTGCACTGGAGCGACGGCGCCTTCTCCTATTGGGCGATCTCCGACATGGAGCGGCCCGAGCTCGACGACTTCGTCGCCCGCTTCCGTAAGGCGGCTGTATGA
- a CDS encoding sigma-70 family RNA polymerase sigma factor yields the protein MSERALAQRFNEVVLPHLGDALALARWLTGNAADAEDVVQDACIKAHAGISGYAGGNARAWLLTIVRNTSYTWMARNRPRAMMAVGDLGDLDDMAAAHGTSLPDEDGPEASLIAKADTAALEAAIAALPQPFRETLVLRDINGLSYREISAMLTVPIGTVMSRLARARGLLAAELGRAS from the coding sequence TTGAGCGAGAGGGCCTTGGCACAGCGCTTCAACGAGGTGGTGCTGCCGCATCTCGGCGACGCGCTGGCGCTTGCCCGCTGGCTGACCGGCAATGCCGCAGATGCCGAGGATGTGGTCCAGGACGCCTGCATCAAGGCGCATGCAGGCATATCAGGTTATGCCGGCGGCAACGCACGCGCCTGGCTGCTGACCATCGTGCGCAACACCTCCTACACCTGGATGGCGCGCAACCGGCCGCGCGCCATGATGGCGGTTGGTGACCTCGGCGATCTCGACGACATGGCAGCGGCACACGGCACCAGCCTGCCGGACGAGGATGGTCCGGAGGCGAGCCTGATCGCCAAGGCCGATACGGCCGCACTCGAAGCGGCGATCGCGGCCCTGCCGCAGCCGTTTCGCGAAACCTTGGTGCTGCGCGACATCAACGGTCTCAGCTACCGCGAAATATCGGCCATGCTGACCGTGCCGATCGGCACGGTCATGTCGAGGCTCGCCCGCGCCCGTGGCCTGCTTGCGGCTGAACTGGGGAGAGCGTCATGA
- a CDS encoding aminotransferase class V-fold PLP-dependent enzyme: MKTISSTGSNTTIRERLGLRPIINVSGTMTALGASIIVPEAISAMAEMASQWVEMDDLQRAASTIVARLTGGEAGFITACCASGITMAIAGAMTGTSLLAIERLPDDTGDLKSEVVIQLGHIVNYGAPIDQSVRVAGARVIPAGTVSMTQDYHVREAINDRTAAGLYVVAHHTVQYGMLSLEEFCEICHAKGVPVIVDAASEYDLRGFLARGADVVIYSGHKFLSGPTSGIVTGRKDLVRSAYLQNRGVARAMKVGKESIAGTMAALEAWEKRDHAGIRRREEAALNLWKDALQGLPGIFAKIIPDPTANPLDRLQIFVSPESRFTAAGLTSALASGSPPIIVRNHEIERGHFFLDPCNLHPGEAEIVAESLRAILTAKDRPADAMKAPRKDSSGVLRWPD, from the coding sequence ATGAAAACCATTTCCTCCACCGGCTCCAACACCACCATCCGCGAACGGCTGGGCTTGCGGCCGATCATCAATGTCTCCGGCACCATGACCGCGCTCGGCGCATCGATCATCGTTCCCGAAGCAATCAGCGCCATGGCCGAAATGGCCTCGCAATGGGTGGAGATGGACGACCTGCAGCGTGCCGCGAGCACCATCGTTGCGCGCCTCACCGGCGGCGAGGCCGGCTTCATCACCGCCTGCTGCGCCAGCGGCATCACCATGGCGATCGCCGGCGCGATGACGGGAACCAGCCTGCTCGCCATCGAGCGTCTGCCGGACGACACAGGCGACCTCAAGTCTGAGGTTGTCATCCAGCTTGGCCACATCGTCAATTACGGCGCACCGATCGACCAGTCGGTCCGCGTCGCCGGCGCCAGGGTGATCCCTGCCGGCACGGTCAGCATGACGCAGGACTATCATGTGCGCGAAGCGATCAACGACCGCACAGCCGCCGGCCTTTATGTCGTCGCCCATCACACGGTGCAGTACGGCATGCTGTCGCTGGAGGAATTCTGCGAGATTTGCCACGCCAAAGGCGTGCCGGTGATTGTCGATGCCGCGTCCGAATACGATCTGCGCGGTTTTCTGGCGCGCGGCGCCGACGTCGTCATCTACAGCGGCCACAAATTCCTGAGCGGGCCGACCAGCGGCATCGTCACCGGCCGCAAGGATCTGGTGCGATCAGCCTATCTGCAGAACCGCGGCGTGGCGCGGGCCATGAAGGTCGGCAAGGAAAGCATCGCCGGCACCATGGCGGCACTGGAAGCCTGGGAAAAGCGCGACCACGCCGGCATCCGCCGGCGCGAGGAGGCGGCGCTGAACCTCTGGAAGGATGCTTTGCAGGGACTGCCGGGCATATTTGCCAAGATCATTCCGGACCCAACGGCCAATCCGCTCGACCGGCTGCAAATCTTCGTATCGCCGGAAAGCCGGTTCACCGCCGCCGGGCTCACCTCGGCGCTGGCCTCGGGCTCGCCGCCGATCATCGTGCGCAACCACGAGATCGAGCGCGGCCATTTCTTCCTCGACCCCTGCAATCTCCATCCCGGCGAAGCGGAAATCGTCGCGGAAAGTCTGCGCGCGATATTGACCGCGAAGGACCGCCCGGCCGATGCGATGAAAGCCCCGCGCAAGGATTCGTCGGGCGTGTTGCGCTGGCCGGATTGA
- a CDS encoding RidA family protein, producing the protein MTPYIRLAELGLTLPEPPTPIANFVTHAGSGRLIFLSGQGPLRADGTLCTGKVGEDVTVEQAYEHARLTGLNLLAVMHVAAGDLGRIVRVVKLLGFVNATPTFSDHPKVVNGCSDLFADVFANISGHARSAIGVGSLPGNITVEIEAVVEIAA; encoded by the coding sequence ATGACGCCTTACATCCGGCTCGCCGAACTCGGCCTGACACTGCCCGAGCCGCCGACGCCCATCGCCAACTTCGTCACCCATGCCGGGAGTGGTCGACTGATCTTCCTGTCTGGCCAGGGGCCGCTGCGCGCCGACGGCACGCTTTGCACCGGCAAGGTCGGCGAGGACGTCACCGTCGAGCAGGCCTATGAGCATGCGCGCCTTACCGGGCTCAATCTGCTTGCCGTCATGCATGTCGCCGCCGGCGATCTCGGCCGCATCGTGCGCGTCGTCAAGCTGCTCGGCTTCGTCAACGCAACGCCGACCTTCAGCGACCACCCGAAAGTCGTGAATGGCTGTTCCGATCTTTTTGCCGATGTGTTCGCTAATATTAGCGGCCACGCCCGCTCGGCGATCGGCGTCGGTTCGCTGCCTGGAAACATCACTGTCGAAATCGAAGCGGTCGTCGAGATCGCCGCCTGA